In Janibacter sp. CX7, a single genomic region encodes these proteins:
- the boxC gene encoding 2,3-epoxybenzoyl-CoA dihydrolase, giving the protein MSETTIDKAAPAEAQAAPAAQDGPPVVEFRTSPDRYRHFRVTYDGDVATVALAVDDQGGLVPGYELKMNSYDLGVDIELYDIVQRLRFEHPEVKAVVMTGGIERMFCAGANIRMLAGSPHSWKVNFCKFTNETRNGIEDATANSGQRWIAALNGTAAGGGYELALACDDIVLVDDNSSTVSLPEVPLLGVLPGTGGLTRVVDKRHVRKDRADLFATKSEGYRGQTAVDWGLIDATIPRREWDEKIAERAHAAAAASTRGGAAGEGVELTPVERAEDGDTISYRHVTATLDRAGRRVEIVVSAPTEEPPADAEAARAQGVDYYPLALARELDDLILHLRTNELQLGTWVLRAKGDQALVIAHDDKLAEWSEHWFVNEVVHYLKRTLKRLDVTSRSLVAVIEPGSAFVGTLLELALAADRQYMLEGVFEDVDPDADPATVRITDANRGRYPMGNGLTRLESRFYGRDEDLEAALATAGTDLDAAAADAAGLVTVALDDIDFEEELRIVLEERAALSPDALTGMEANHRFVGPETVETKIFGRLTAWQNWIFIRPNASGPDGALRRYGSGQKGDYNLERV; this is encoded by the coding sequence GTGAGCGAGACCACCATCGACAAGGCGGCACCCGCAGAGGCCCAGGCCGCGCCCGCAGCGCAGGACGGCCCCCCGGTCGTCGAGTTCCGCACCTCGCCCGATCGCTACCGGCACTTCCGCGTCACCTACGACGGTGACGTCGCGACGGTCGCGCTCGCGGTCGACGACCAGGGCGGTCTGGTGCCCGGCTACGAGCTGAAGATGAACTCCTACGACCTCGGCGTCGACATCGAGCTCTACGACATCGTCCAGCGGCTGCGCTTCGAGCACCCCGAGGTCAAGGCGGTCGTCATGACCGGCGGCATCGAGCGGATGTTCTGCGCCGGGGCCAACATCCGGATGCTCGCCGGCTCGCCGCACAGCTGGAAGGTCAACTTCTGCAAGTTCACCAACGAGACCCGCAACGGCATCGAGGACGCGACGGCGAACTCCGGCCAGCGGTGGATCGCCGCGCTCAACGGCACGGCCGCCGGTGGTGGCTACGAGCTCGCCCTGGCCTGCGACGACATCGTCCTCGTCGACGACAACAGCTCGACCGTCTCGCTGCCCGAGGTGCCGCTGCTCGGCGTGCTCCCCGGCACCGGCGGCCTGACCCGCGTCGTCGACAAGCGCCACGTGCGCAAGGATCGTGCCGACCTCTTCGCGACGAAGTCTGAGGGCTACCGCGGCCAGACCGCGGTCGACTGGGGCCTGATCGACGCGACCATCCCGCGTCGTGAGTGGGACGAGAAGATCGCCGAGCGCGCGCACGCCGCCGCTGCGGCCTCGACCCGAGGCGGTGCCGCCGGCGAGGGGGTCGAGCTCACCCCGGTCGAGCGCGCCGAGGACGGCGACACGATCTCCTACCGTCACGTGACCGCGACCCTCGACCGGGCTGGGCGCCGGGTCGAGATCGTCGTCTCCGCCCCGACCGAGGAGCCGCCGGCCGATGCCGAGGCCGCCCGCGCCCAGGGCGTCGACTACTACCCGCTGGCGCTGGCTCGCGAGCTCGACGACCTGATCCTCCACCTGCGCACCAACGAGCTGCAGCTCGGCACGTGGGTGCTGCGCGCGAAGGGCGACCAGGCCCTCGTCATCGCCCACGACGACAAGCTCGCGGAGTGGTCCGAGCACTGGTTCGTCAACGAGGTCGTGCACTACCTCAAGCGCACGCTCAAGCGCCTCGACGTCACCTCCCGCAGCCTCGTCGCGGTCATCGAGCCGGGGTCGGCCTTCGTCGGCACCCTGCTCGAGCTGGCGCTCGCCGCCGACCGGCAGTACATGCTCGAGGGGGTCTTCGAGGACGTCGACCCCGACGCCGACCCGGCGACCGTGCGGATCACCGACGCCAACCGCGGCCGCTACCCGATGGGCAACGGCCTGACCCGGCTCGAGTCGCGCTTCTACGGGCGCGACGAGGACCTCGAGGCCGCGCTCGCGACGGCGGGCACGGACCTCGACGCCGCGGCTGCCGATGCCGCCGGCCTCGTGACGGTGGCCCTCGACGACATCGACTTCGAGGAGGAGCTGCGCATCGTCCTCGAGGAGCGTGCGGCCCTCAGCCCCGACGCCCTGACGGGCATGGAGGCCAACCACCGCTTCGTCGGTCCCGAGACCGTCGAGACCAAGATCTTCGGCCGGCTCACGGCCTGGCAGAACTGGATCTTCATCCGGCCCAATGCCTCCGGTCCGGACGGCGCCCTGCGCCGCTACGGCTCGGGTCAGAAGGGCGACTACAACCTCGAGAGGGTCTGA